The following proteins come from a genomic window of Nitrospira sp.:
- a CDS encoding Carbamoyl-phosphate synthase small chain, with protein sequence MKITVKKALLALADGTVFEGRALGYEGEAVGEVVFNTAMTGYQEILTDPSYKGQIITMTCPHIGNYGITPEDMESRRAWAEGFVVMEASRLVSNWRSKQTLQESLKKAKVVAIEGIDTRALTRHLREHGSQQGLITHLNVDPDRAVQQARRAPGIIGRDLAAEVTCARPYDWTTGTGNWAPSANGSERRTSKPWRVVAYDFGIKHNILRRLVDVGCQVTVVPAATSAVEVEALRPDGIFLSNGPGDPEGLLYAAKTMEKLIGRYPIFGICLGHQILCLAFGLKTYKLKFGHHGANHPVMNLRTRKVEITSQNHNFAVQGPASLLEVPTFPPVIDARFGKLSLTHISLNDYSIEGMASLDYPVFSVQYHPEASPGPHDAAYLFDEFVHLMETHHA encoded by the coding sequence ATGAAGATAACTGTGAAGAAAGCGTTGTTGGCACTAGCGGATGGAACGGTGTTCGAAGGCCGCGCGCTCGGCTATGAGGGAGAGGCGGTTGGGGAGGTCGTTTTTAATACGGCCATGACCGGCTATCAGGAGATACTGACTGATCCGTCGTATAAGGGACAGATCATCACGATGACCTGTCCGCACATCGGCAACTATGGGATCACGCCTGAAGATATGGAATCCCGCAGAGCCTGGGCTGAGGGGTTCGTGGTCATGGAAGCCAGCCGTCTTGTCAGCAACTGGCGGAGCAAGCAGACCCTTCAGGAATCATTGAAGAAAGCCAAGGTGGTCGCGATCGAAGGAATCGATACGAGAGCCTTAACAAGGCATTTGCGTGAGCATGGGTCACAGCAGGGACTGATCACTCATCTCAATGTTGATCCTGATCGGGCTGTACAACAAGCCAGGCGAGCTCCCGGCATCATCGGTCGAGATTTGGCGGCTGAGGTCACTTGCGCACGTCCATATGACTGGACGACGGGGACCGGCAATTGGGCGCCATCGGCAAACGGCAGTGAACGGAGAACGTCCAAGCCTTGGCGGGTCGTGGCCTACGACTTCGGCATCAAGCACAACATCCTGAGGCGATTGGTGGATGTCGGCTGTCAGGTCACGGTGGTACCGGCTGCGACATCAGCCGTTGAAGTTGAAGCACTCAGGCCCGACGGCATTTTCCTCTCAAATGGCCCGGGGGATCCGGAGGGTCTTCTCTATGCCGCGAAGACAATGGAGAAATTGATCGGACGTTATCCGATCTTCGGCATCTGTTTGGGCCATCAGATTCTCTGTTTGGCCTTCGGTCTCAAGACCTATAAACTGAAGTTCGGCCACCATGGGGCGAATCATCCCGTGATGAATCTTCGGACGAGAAAAGTCGAAATTACGTCGCAGAATCATAATTTCGCCGTGCAGGGTCCTGCGTCACTTCTTGAAGTGCCGACGTTTCCGCCTGTGATCGACGCTCGCTTTGGAAAACTGTCGCTCACCCATATCAGCTTGAACGATTACTCGATCGAGGGAATGGCTAGTTTGGATTATCCGGTCTTCTCCGTCCAATACCACCCGGAGGCTTCGCCGGGTCCTCATGATGCCGCCTACTTGTTTGATGAATTCGTGCACCTTATGGAGACTCATCATGCATAA
- a CDS encoding Pyrimidine operon regulatory protein PyrR → MTTPMHKPVERKDEKLIMDAGDISRAMMRIAHEILERNKGVKDLALVGIRTGGVHLAHRLVKRIHSIEGVPVPIGELDITLYRDDLALRKNQPILRKTSVPFDMTNKIVVLVDDVLFTGRTIRAAMDGLMDLGRPEEIQLAVLVDRGHRQLPIKANYIGKNLPTSRDEQVQVLLDEDGEDDRVVILKS, encoded by the coding sequence ATGACGACCCCTATGCACAAGCCGGTGGAACGGAAAGATGAAAAACTGATTATGGATGCGGGTGATATCTCCCGCGCCATGATGCGTATTGCGCATGAGATTTTGGAACGGAACAAAGGGGTCAAGGATCTGGCACTGGTGGGAATACGAACAGGTGGTGTGCACCTCGCCCATCGACTCGTCAAGCGTATCCACAGCATCGAAGGCGTGCCGGTTCCAATCGGTGAATTGGACATTACCTTGTATCGCGATGATTTGGCGTTGCGCAAAAATCAACCGATCCTTCGAAAGACTTCGGTGCCGTTCGACATGACGAATAAAATCGTCGTACTCGTCGACGACGTCTTGTTCACCGGAAGAACAATACGGGCGGCGATGGATGGACTCATGGACTTGGGGCGTCCGGAAGAAATCCAGCTGGCGGTATTGGTCGATCGTGGTCATCGTCAGCTGCCGATCAAAGCGAATTACATCGGGAAAAATTTACCGACCTCTCGGGATGAACAGGTCCAGGTGTTGTTGGACGAAGACGGGGAAGACGACCGGGTCGTCATCTTGAAATCCTGA
- a CDS encoding Dihydroorotase — translation MPILIKGGHVIDPGRFVGIADVLIEKGKIAAVGPNLSSPVDARTIRADGKLVMPGLVDLHVHFREPGFEYKETIQSGSAAAVAGGFTTVCCMPNTNPVNDNQAVTEFILERARLAGLANVLPIGAITKGSEGKELAEIGDLRRSGCVAISDDGKPVMNSLVMRRAMEYALAFDLTVVDHCEDLHLAECGCMNEGLVSTELGLPGIPAAAEDVMVARNLSLSELTEARLHLAHISTAGSVRMVREAKARGIQVTAEACPHHFMLTEELVRGYNTHAKMNPPLRTWTDVQAIKEGLRDGTIDVIATDHAPHATQEKQQDFTEAPFGIVGLETALPLTLGLVEEGVLSLEQAVQKLTSAPAAAFGLKKGTLAVGADADVVIVDQQEQWEVDPSKFRSKSRNTPFAGWKVKGRVNTTIVGGRVVFETGPVER, via the coding sequence GTGCCGATTTTGATTAAAGGGGGCCATGTCATCGATCCAGGCAGGTTTGTCGGCATCGCCGATGTACTCATCGAGAAGGGCAAGATAGCCGCAGTAGGACCGAACCTTTCCTCACCTGTCGATGCCCGGACCATTCGAGCCGATGGGAAGCTTGTGATGCCGGGGTTGGTGGATTTACACGTCCATTTTCGCGAGCCGGGGTTCGAATACAAAGAAACGATCCAGAGCGGCAGCGCTGCGGCGGTTGCGGGCGGATTTACGACGGTCTGTTGCATGCCCAACACGAACCCCGTGAACGATAACCAAGCTGTGACGGAATTCATATTGGAACGAGCACGGTTAGCCGGGCTGGCAAACGTGCTCCCGATCGGCGCCATCACAAAAGGATCGGAGGGGAAAGAACTAGCGGAAATCGGCGATCTGCGGCGGTCCGGCTGTGTGGCGATTTCCGATGACGGCAAGCCTGTGATGAACAGTCTCGTCATGCGGCGAGCGATGGAATATGCCTTGGCATTCGATCTGACGGTCGTCGACCATTGCGAAGACCTGCATCTGGCGGAATGCGGCTGTATGAATGAGGGATTGGTCTCGACCGAGCTGGGATTGCCCGGTATCCCGGCCGCGGCGGAGGATGTGATGGTGGCGCGCAATCTCTCACTCTCGGAACTGACGGAAGCGCGCCTCCATCTGGCACATATCAGCACAGCCGGGTCGGTTCGAATGGTGAGAGAGGCGAAAGCCCGGGGAATTCAGGTGACGGCGGAGGCTTGTCCCCATCACTTCATGCTTACGGAAGAACTGGTGCGAGGCTACAACACTCACGCGAAGATGAATCCCCCGTTGCGCACCTGGACCGATGTACAGGCGATCAAGGAGGGCTTACGAGACGGCACGATTGATGTGATTGCGACCGATCACGCCCCCCATGCGACACAGGAGAAACAACAGGATTTCACCGAGGCCCCGTTCGGAATCGTCGGACTTGAGACGGCGCTGCCGCTGACATTGGGATTGGTGGAGGAAGGGGTGCTGTCGCTGGAACAAGCGGTCCAGAAGCTGACCTCGGCTCCGGCCGCAGCATTCGGGCTCAAGAAGGGGACGCTGGCGGTCGGCGCGGATGCCGATGTCGTCATCGTCGATCAGCAAGAACAGTGGGAAGTCGATCCGTCCAAGTTCCGCTCCAAAAGCCGCAATACGCCGTTTGCGGGGTGGAAAGTAAAAGGCCGGGTGAATACGACCATTGTAGGCGGCAGAGTGGTGTTTGAGACCGGTCCGGTGGAGCGGTAG
- a CDS encoding Prolidase: MQRLLVRYVLSATLIIIGWSTVGHTHDISSSQPPVLAASGEPRSVTLFQDVRIFPGKGTELSGPSHVLVRGNQIEKISTLPIPADRRSDIVIIDGAGRTLIPGLIDAHTHVVMESISMTTALLSDMGYLNLVAARAAESLLLRGFTSIRDMGGPTFSLKRAIDEGLINGPRIYPSGAMISQTGGHGDFLMPTDVPRQIGGPLSYMERNNGSIVADGADQVLMRAREQLRNGASQLKLMAGGGVSSSYDPLDVAQYTEDEFRAAVSAAENWGTYVAVHAYTPRAIRAAVTAGVKCIEHGQLMDEATAKLLADKGIWLSLQPFLDDEDANPKTGESRKKQLQMMNGTEVAYQLAKKYKIKLAFGTDTLFDAKSAERRGRQLAKLVRWFTPLEVLTMATSTNAELLSLSGPRNPYPGKLGVVEEGALADLLLIDGNPLEDIQLIEDPGKKFLVIMKDGKIYKNLLR, translated from the coding sequence ATGCAACGGCTCCTCGTTCGATACGTCCTGAGCGCAACTCTCATCATCATCGGCTGGTCCACGGTAGGCCACACTCACGACATATCCAGCTCTCAGCCACCAGTATTGGCCGCTTCGGGGGAGCCCCGATCTGTCACGCTCTTTCAGGATGTTCGGATTTTCCCCGGTAAAGGGACAGAACTATCCGGTCCTTCCCACGTGCTGGTTCGTGGCAATCAGATCGAAAAGATCTCGACACTGCCGATTCCGGCAGATCGCAGGAGTGATATCGTCATTATCGACGGAGCCGGCCGGACGTTGATACCAGGCCTGATCGACGCGCATACCCATGTGGTGATGGAAAGTATTTCCATGACCACGGCGCTCTTGTCGGATATGGGCTATTTAAACCTCGTTGCCGCGCGTGCGGCTGAGAGTCTGCTGCTTCGAGGGTTCACCTCCATACGCGACATGGGTGGCCCTACCTTCAGCTTGAAACGGGCAATCGACGAAGGATTGATCAATGGTCCGCGTATCTATCCATCCGGAGCAATGATCTCACAGACGGGGGGGCATGGAGACTTTCTCATGCCGACGGATGTTCCGAGGCAGATCGGTGGGCCGCTAAGTTATATGGAGCGAAACAACGGCAGCATTGTAGCCGACGGAGCTGATCAAGTGCTGATGCGCGCCCGCGAGCAATTAAGGAATGGAGCTTCACAACTCAAGCTGATGGCCGGAGGCGGAGTTTCATCCTCCTACGACCCATTGGATGTGGCCCAATACACTGAAGACGAATTCCGGGCGGCCGTATCAGCCGCGGAAAATTGGGGAACCTATGTCGCCGTGCATGCCTATACACCCCGAGCGATTCGCGCCGCAGTCACCGCCGGTGTCAAGTGCATCGAACATGGACAGTTGATGGACGAAGCCACGGCCAAGCTGCTGGCCGACAAGGGGATCTGGTTGTCCCTCCAACCTTTTCTCGACGATGAAGACGCAAATCCGAAGACCGGTGAGAGTCGGAAGAAACAGCTTCAGATGATGAACGGGACCGAGGTTGCGTATCAACTGGCGAAGAAATACAAGATCAAGCTGGCGTTCGGCACCGACACTCTGTTCGACGCTAAGTCGGCGGAACGCCGAGGCAGGCAACTGGCAAAGCTGGTACGCTGGTTCACCCCGCTAGAAGTTCTGACGATGGCGACCTCGACCAATGCTGAACTCCTGTCGTTGTCAGGTCCGAGAAATCCTTATCCCGGGAAACTGGGTGTCGTCGAAGAAGGGGCGTTGGCGGATTTGCTCCTAATCGATGGCAATCCCCTGGAGGACATCCAGCTGATCGAGGATCCGGGGAAAAAATTCCTCGTGATCATGAAGGACGGGAAGATCTACAAGAATCTGCTTCGCTGA
- a CDS encoding Aspartate carbamoyltransferase, protein MSLKRKDLLSLAPLSVDEIRLVLDTADSFKEVTGREIKKVPALRGKTVVNLFFEPSTRTRTSFELAAKRLSADVINFSPSSSSVVKGETLLDTARNIEAMQADIIVLRHSSAGAAETLANGVKSSVINAGDGWHEHPTQALLDLYTIRQRGMNFHGLRVAIVGDVSHSRVARSNIYALLKLGAEVRVVGPPTMMPRSVERLGAKVYYDMDKGLRDANVIMMLRLQLERQGRAQFPTIREYSRLYGLTAERVRLADAGAIVMHPGPINRGVEIAPDVADSLSSVILDQVANGVAVRMGILYLMSGASS, encoded by the coding sequence ATGAGCCTCAAGCGCAAAGATCTGCTGAGTCTCGCCCCGTTGTCCGTGGATGAGATCAGGCTCGTCCTGGACACGGCAGATTCCTTCAAGGAAGTGACCGGGCGTGAAATCAAAAAAGTGCCGGCTCTCCGAGGCAAGACCGTCGTGAATCTCTTCTTTGAGCCGAGCACCAGAACCCGCACATCCTTTGAGCTGGCGGCCAAGCGCCTCAGCGCCGATGTGATCAACTTTTCTCCTTCCTCCAGCAGCGTGGTGAAGGGGGAAACGCTCCTCGACACGGCGCGGAATATCGAAGCCATGCAGGCGGACATCATCGTCCTGCGGCACTCTTCGGCGGGAGCCGCTGAAACACTGGCAAACGGCGTCAAGTCGTCCGTCATCAATGCCGGCGACGGGTGGCATGAGCATCCGACGCAGGCATTACTCGATCTGTACACGATTCGGCAACGGGGAATGAATTTCCACGGATTGCGCGTCGCGATCGTCGGCGACGTGTCGCATAGCCGCGTCGCCCGTTCGAATATCTACGCGCTTCTCAAGCTCGGTGCCGAAGTGCGTGTGGTGGGACCGCCGACAATGATGCCGCGCAGCGTGGAGCGGCTGGGAGCCAAAGTATATTACGACATGGACAAAGGTCTGCGCGATGCGAATGTCATTATGATGCTTCGGCTGCAGCTGGAACGGCAGGGGAGAGCGCAGTTTCCCACGATCAGAGAGTATTCGAGGCTTTATGGCCTAACGGCCGAACGAGTGCGGCTGGCGGACGCCGGCGCCATTGTCATGCACCCGGGGCCGATCAATCGAGGAGTGGAAATCGCCCCGGATGTCGCCGATAGTTTGTCCTCGGTCATTCTCGATCAAGTGGCAAACGGTGTGGCGGTGCGTATGGGAATTTTGTATCTCATGTCCGGAGCGAGCTCGTGA
- a CDS encoding C39 family peptidase has translation MSTKQIVEYMVAVMLSIATAATVEVTPGVGSRMLLQIWSMRELKVRSVILQKYDYSCGSAAVATLLTYHYDHPLTEETAFRTMFDHGNQEKIQKEGFSFLDMKRFLEAQGYPADGFQVSLDEVMKAGIPAIVLMVDKGYHHFVVVKGMRGDKVLLGDPAVGLRVVPREQFEASWPSRVVFVIHDFPTRGEFNTARDWSVRPMSPLGRPLSPDTLNNIVLFRPGGRDF, from the coding sequence ATGTCGACGAAACAGATCGTCGAATACATGGTTGCGGTGATGCTGTCGATCGCGACAGCGGCAACGGTGGAGGTGACTCCGGGCGTGGGGAGCCGGATGCTCCTTCAAATCTGGAGTATGCGCGAACTGAAGGTCCGATCCGTCATCCTTCAGAAGTATGACTATAGTTGTGGTTCGGCCGCCGTTGCCACCCTTTTAACGTATCACTACGATCATCCTCTTACTGAAGAGACGGCGTTCCGCACGATGTTCGACCATGGCAACCAGGAAAAAATCCAGAAGGAAGGGTTTTCATTCCTGGACATGAAGCGATTCTTAGAGGCCCAGGGCTATCCCGCTGACGGCTTTCAAGTCTCGTTGGATGAAGTAATGAAGGCCGGCATTCCGGCGATCGTGCTGATGGTGGATAAGGGGTATCACCATTTTGTGGTGGTGAAAGGCATGCGGGGCGATAAGGTGCTGCTCGGCGATCCGGCAGTCGGATTACGTGTCGTGCCGCGCGAGCAGTTTGAAGCCTCATGGCCCAGCCGGGTCGTGTTTGTCATTCATGATTTTCCGACGCGTGGGGAATTCAATACAGCCCGTGATTGGAGCGTCCGTCCGATGTCCCCACTCGGTCGGCCGCTCAGCCCCGACACATTGAACAACATCGTCCTGTTTCGCCCGGGGGGGAGGGATTTCTGA